The following proteins are co-located in the Microcystis wesenbergii NRERC-220 genome:
- a CDS encoding dipeptide epimerase, producing MLLNWQTFTIHKRVPLRISRGTTSENTNIWLKISEENIEGWGEASPFDITSEEKKPDKILQELNSIAPLLQSFHPCQRQEIEKILWQNQISSATRAAIDTALHDWLGKKANLPLWQIFGLDRSLIPPVSVTIGLNSPENVQKRLLDWLEIGDFSLLKVKLGSPDGIEADQAIILAIKEIVPHLPLTVDANGGWKFSDAVKMCQWLEEKGVIYVEQPLSVGQERDLIDLYQKSPLPIFVDESCFSSQDIPKLADRVHGINIKLMKAGGLAEVQRMIHIAQACRLQIMFGCYSDSSLANTALAHLGPLVNYLDLDSHLNLRDDPFTGLSLEKGRLQPNNSPGLGVSLRIS from the coding sequence ATGCTGCTAAACTGGCAAACTTTTACTATTCATAAACGAGTACCTTTAAGGATTAGTCGCGGCACTACCAGCGAAAATACTAATATCTGGCTGAAAATTAGCGAGGAAAATATCGAAGGGTGGGGAGAGGCATCCCCTTTTGATATTACCAGCGAGGAGAAAAAACCCGATAAAATCCTGCAAGAATTAAACTCGATCGCTCCTCTTTTACAATCTTTTCACCCCTGTCAACGCCAAGAAATTGAGAAAATTTTATGGCAAAATCAGATATCTTCGGCTACTCGTGCCGCTATTGATACGGCACTGCACGACTGGTTAGGCAAAAAAGCTAATTTACCTCTCTGGCAAATTTTTGGACTCGATCGCTCTTTAATTCCGCCGGTTTCTGTTACTATCGGTTTAAATTCTCCAGAAAATGTGCAGAAAAGGCTGTTAGATTGGCTAGAAATCGGCGATTTTAGCTTATTAAAAGTCAAATTAGGCTCACCGGACGGTATAGAAGCCGATCAAGCCATAATTCTGGCCATTAAAGAAATTGTCCCCCATTTGCCCCTAACTGTCGATGCTAATGGTGGTTGGAAATTTAGCGATGCGGTGAAAATGTGCCAATGGTTAGAGGAAAAAGGCGTTATTTATGTGGAACAACCCCTATCCGTGGGACAAGAACGAGATTTAATTGATTTATACCAAAAATCGCCCTTACCCATCTTCGTCGATGAAAGCTGTTTTTCTAGTCAAGATATCCCGAAACTAGCCGATCGAGTCCACGGCATTAATATTAAACTAATGAAAGCTGGCGGATTAGCCGAAGTGCAAAGAATGATTCATATTGCCCAAGCTTGCCGACTGCAAATTATGTTCGGATGTTACTCTGACAGCAGTTTAGCCAATACTGCCCTAGCACATCTTGGCCCGCTTGTCAACTATCTTGACCTAGATAGTCATTTAAATTTACGCGATGATCCCTTCACGGGATTAAGCTTAGAAAAGGGACGTTTACAACCAAATAATTCACCCGGTTTGGGTGTTAGTTTACGGATAAGCTAA
- a CDS encoding Piwi domain-containing protein yields MNYTVANTANSPIFLSEISSLTLNNSCLNCFKFNHQVTKKIGNRFSWQFSHKFPAVVVIFEDNCFWVLAKDEKSIPSLQQWKEALSDIQEVLREDIGDHYYSIHWLKDFQITALVTAQLAVRILKIFGKFSYPIVFPKDSEISENQVQVRREVDFWAEIINDTDPAICLTVDSSIVYSGDLEQFYENHPYRQDAVKLLVGLKVKDIETNGTAKIIKIAGTIGEKREEIFKKATGSISRRKLEEAHLGQPVVAVQFGKNPKEYIYPLAALKPCMTDKDESLFQVNYGDLLKETKISYAKRQELLKLYKQEAQKTLNNFGFQLRERSINSQEYPEVFWTPSISLEQTPILFGKGERGEKRETLKGLSKGGVYKRHREYVDPARKIRLAILKPDSFKVGDFREQLETRLKLYKFETILPPENQINFSVEGVGSEKRARLEEAVDQLIRGEIPVDIALVFLPQSDRNADNTEEGSLYSWIKKKFLDRGVITQMIYEKTLNNKSNYNNILHQVVPGILAKLGNLPYVLAEPLEIADYFIGLDVGRMPKKNLPGSLNVCASVRLYGKQGEFVRCRVEDSLTEGEEIPQRILENCLPQAELKNQTVLIYRDGKFQGKEVENLLARARAINAKFILVECYKTGSPRLYNLQQKQINAPSKGLALALSNREFILITSQVSEQIGVPRPLRLKVHELGEQVNLKQLVDTTLKLTLLHYGSLKDPRLPIPLYGADIIAYRRLQGIYPSLLEDDCQFWL; encoded by the coding sequence ATGAATTACACAGTAGCTAACACAGCCAACTCTCCAATATTTTTGAGTGAAATTAGTTCCTTAACTCTCAACAATAGTTGTTTGAATTGTTTTAAGTTTAATCATCAAGTTACTAAAAAAATAGGCAATCGTTTTAGTTGGCAATTCAGTCATAAGTTTCCTGCTGTGGTGGTTATTTTTGAAGATAATTGTTTTTGGGTATTAGCTAAAGATGAAAAATCTATTCCTTCTCTACAACAGTGGAAAGAAGCTTTATCAGATATTCAAGAGGTTTTACGAGAAGATATTGGCGATCACTATTATTCTATTCATTGGCTAAAAGACTTTCAGATAACAGCTTTAGTTACAGCACAATTAGCAGTTAGAATTCTGAAAATATTTGGTAAATTTTCCTATCCAATAGTTTTTCCTAAAGATAGTGAGATAAGTGAAAACCAAGTACAGGTAAGGAGAGAAGTTGATTTTTGGGCAGAAATCATCAATGACACCGATCCGGCTATTTGTTTAACTGTTGACAGTAGTATTGTCTATAGTGGAGATTTAGAACAATTTTATGAAAATCATCCCTATAGACAAGATGCTGTTAAATTATTAGTAGGGTTAAAGGTTAAAGATATAGAAACCAATGGGACAGCTAAAATTATTAAAATAGCGGGTACAATTGGGGAAAAAAGAGAGGAAATATTTAAAAAAGCTACGGGTTCAATTAGTCGAAGAAAATTAGAAGAAGCTCATCTGGGGCAGCCAGTGGTGGCGGTACAATTTGGCAAAAATCCCAAGGAGTATATTTATCCATTGGCAGCTTTAAAACCCTGTATGACAGATAAGGATGAGAGTTTATTTCAAGTCAATTACGGAGACTTATTAAAGGAAACAAAAATTTCCTATGCTAAACGACAAGAACTATTAAAGTTGTATAAACAGGAAGCACAAAAGACTTTGAATAACTTTGGTTTTCAGTTAAGAGAAAGAAGTATTAACAGCCAAGAATACCCCGAAGTCTTTTGGACTCCTTCTATTTCTCTTGAGCAAACTCCTATCTTATTTGGTAAGGGAGAAAGGGGAGAAAAAAGAGAAACTCTCAAAGGATTATCGAAGGGGGGTGTATATAAACGTCATCGAGAATATGTTGATCCTGCTCGTAAAATTCGTTTAGCTATTCTCAAACCAGATAGTTTTAAAGTAGGAGATTTTAGAGAACAATTAGAAACCCGATTAAAGCTTTATAAATTTGAGACTATTTTGCCACCAGAGAATCAAATAAATTTTTCTGTCGAAGGTGTAGGATCCGAAAAAAGAGCTAGACTGGAAGAAGCAGTTGATCAATTAATTCGAGGAGAAATTCCTGTAGATATTGCCTTAGTATTTCTTCCCCAGTCTGATCGCAATGCGGATAATACTGAAGAAGGGAGTTTATATTCCTGGATTAAAAAAAAGTTTCTGGATCGTGGAGTTATAACTCAAATGATTTATGAAAAGACTTTAAATAATAAGAGCAACTATAATAATATTCTCCATCAAGTTGTCCCAGGAATCCTAGCCAAATTAGGAAATTTACCCTATGTCCTTGCTGAACCTCTAGAAATTGCCGATTATTTTATTGGTTTAGATGTGGGAAGGATGCCTAAAAAAAATCTTCCGGGGAGTCTCAATGTTTGTGCAAGTGTGCGACTATATGGCAAACAGGGAGAATTTGTTCGCTGTCGGGTAGAAGATAGTTTAACCGAGGGAGAAGAAATTCCTCAACGGATTCTGGAAAATTGTTTACCGCAAGCTGAACTAAAAAATCAGACAGTTCTCATTTACAGAGATGGTAAATTTCAAGGAAAGGAGGTTGAAAATTTACTGGCAAGAGCTAGAGCAATTAATGCTAAATTTATTCTCGTAGAATGTTATAAGACTGGCAGTCCTAGACTTTATAATCTTCAGCAAAAACAGATAAATGCTCCCTCCAAAGGATTAGCTTTAGCTTTATCAAATCGGGAATTTATCCTGATCACGTCCCAAGTTTCTGAACAAATAGGTGTTCCTCGTCCCTTGCGCTTAAAAGTTCATGAATTAGGAGAGCAAGTAAATTTAAAACAGTTAGTTGACACTACCTTAAAATTAACTTTACTTCACTATGGTTCTCTCAAAGATCCCCGTTTACCTATCCCTTTGTATGGAGCGGACATTATTGCTTATCGACGCTTACAAGGAATTTATCCTAGTTTATTAGAAGATGATTGTCAATTCTGGCTTTAG
- a CDS encoding TVP38/TMEM64 family protein, with product MSKTKSSVIILTVICIIATAIGIYLIGGIDSQQLQIWLKQMGIMAPILYIILYTIGTILILPSTPLNLSGGAIFGVVMGTVWTTIAALVAAIVAFAFTRTIGREYTAKKFQGKWQAIDAEMQQGGLFYMFAIRLLPIIPYGIVNFVAGLTSIRFRDYLIGTLLGTVPGILPFVMMGAGLKSLGKGDILPLMVAFTLIALLVGVGTWYRRRRQFPFQ from the coding sequence ATGTCTAAAACTAAAAGTAGTGTCATTATCCTAACCGTAATTTGTATTATCGCCACGGCGATCGGAATTTATCTGATCGGTGGTATCGACTCCCAACAATTACAGATCTGGTTAAAACAAATGGGAATTATGGCCCCCATTTTGTATATTATTCTCTATACGATCGGAACAATTTTAATCCTGCCTTCTACCCCCTTAAACCTCAGTGGTGGGGCTATCTTTGGGGTAGTTATGGGAACAGTTTGGACAACGATCGCCGCTTTGGTGGCCGCTATAGTTGCCTTTGCTTTTACTCGTACTATTGGCCGGGAATATACCGCCAAAAAATTTCAGGGAAAATGGCAAGCGATCGATGCAGAAATGCAGCAAGGCGGCCTATTTTATATGTTTGCTATCCGTCTATTACCGATTATTCCCTACGGTATCGTTAACTTTGTTGCGGGATTAACTTCTATCCGTTTTCGCGATTATTTGATCGGTACTTTATTAGGCACTGTCCCCGGAATTTTACCCTTTGTCATGATGGGTGCGGGTTTAAAATCTTTAGGAAAAGGCGATATATTGCCCCTAATGGTGGCTTTTACCCTCATTGCTCTGTTAGTAGGTGTGGGAACTTGGTATCGTCGTCGTCGGCAATTTCCCTTTCAGTGA
- a CDS encoding DUF1611 domain-containing protein yields the protein MTNYLTPDKKVAILLHEGIKGTRGKTGLSYLRYGKAQVVAIIDAESAGSTLKEVAGIDRPLPIVATVREALTYHPDTLLIGIAPSGGILPPHWLEEIKEGVNAGLSLVNGLHTPLKPLFPQLKPDQWIWDIRLEPQGLKIGQARAKNLTCQRILTVGTDMSVGKMSTSIELHRVAPEKGLKSQFLATGQGGIMIAGKGVPLDAVRVDYAAGAIEALVLESAENNDILFIEGQGSLLHPGSTATLPLMRGSQPTGLILVHRAGQIHIKDLPDILIPPLTEVIKLYEMTASAGGSFGEVKVKGISLNTFHLSPEAAVKAIKTVQEETGLFCTDVVRFGGQGLLSVISDQ from the coding sequence ATGACTAATTATTTGACTCCTGACAAGAAAGTAGCGATTCTTCTCCATGAAGGAATCAAAGGAACCCGGGGCAAAACCGGATTAAGTTATCTGCGTTACGGGAAAGCGCAGGTAGTGGCGATTATTGACGCAGAAAGTGCCGGCAGCACCTTAAAAGAAGTGGCTGGAATCGATCGCCCCTTGCCGATTGTTGCTACTGTTAGGGAAGCTCTAACCTATCATCCCGATACCCTGTTAATTGGCATCGCACCCTCAGGAGGCATTTTACCCCCCCATTGGCTAGAAGAAATCAAAGAGGGGGTAAATGCAGGGTTATCCCTCGTTAATGGTCTCCATACACCCCTAAAACCCCTTTTTCCTCAGCTTAAACCGGATCAATGGATTTGGGATATCCGTCTGGAACCCCAAGGCTTAAAAATTGGGCAAGCGCGGGCGAAAAATTTAACCTGTCAGCGTATTTTAACCGTAGGCACGGATATGAGTGTGGGCAAAATGTCCACTAGCATCGAATTACATCGGGTTGCCCCAGAAAAAGGGCTAAAATCGCAATTTTTAGCCACTGGACAGGGGGGAATTATGATCGCGGGGAAAGGTGTACCCTTGGATGCAGTGCGCGTCGATTATGCTGCTGGTGCGATCGAGGCTTTGGTGTTAGAATCGGCGGAAAATAACGATATTTTGTTTATTGAGGGTCAAGGCTCTCTTTTACACCCTGGATCCACGGCTACCTTGCCCTTAATGCGTGGCAGTCAACCAACGGGGTTAATTCTCGTCCATCGCGCCGGACAAATTCACATCAAAGATTTACCCGATATTCTCATCCCTCCCCTAACAGAAGTGATTAAACTCTACGAAATGACTGCCAGCGCTGGGGGAAGTTTCGGGGAGGTGAAGGTAAAGGGGATTAGTTTAAATACTTTTCATCTTAGTCCGGAGGCGGCAGTTAAAGCTATAAAAACTGTGCAGGAGGAAACGGGGTTATTTTGTACCGATGTTGTCCGTTTTGGCGGTCAAGGGTTATTATCAGTGATCAGTGATCAGTAA
- a CDS encoding DnaJ C-terminal domain-containing protein: MPAADYKDYYAVLGVGKTASAEEIKKAFRKLAVKYHPDRNPNDKSAEERFKEISEAYEVLSDSEKRQKYDQFGQYWQQAGRSNWPGGNPGVDFGSDGFDFSQYSTFDDFINELLGRMGRPGGTRTRSYSYGTPGGGFGDFSNFNDFAGARTPPQSVTSGISTTKLRLSFAEALRGVQKRVNLAGEMIDIKIPPGTKTGNRLRVRGKGLIDPLSKQRGDLFLDVELEPHPFFAFEGDNLTCEVPITPDEAVLGTAIEVPTPDGLVTVKVPAGIRSGQSLRLRGKGWIDNKGQRGDQLVKIVIDTPKELTAIERELYEKIKSQRSTDPRRHLRQVQI; this comes from the coding sequence ATGCCTGCCGCAGATTATAAAGATTATTATGCCGTTCTGGGAGTAGGTAAAACTGCCAGCGCTGAAGAAATTAAAAAAGCTTTTCGTAAATTAGCCGTCAAATATCACCCCGATCGCAATCCTAACGATAAAAGCGCCGAAGAACGTTTTAAAGAAATTAGTGAAGCTTACGAAGTCCTCTCCGATAGCGAAAAACGCCAAAAATACGATCAATTTGGACAATATTGGCAACAGGCTGGGCGATCAAATTGGCCGGGTGGTAATCCGGGGGTTGACTTCGGTTCGGACGGTTTTGACTTTAGCCAGTACAGCACCTTTGATGATTTTATCAATGAACTGCTCGGTCGCATGGGTCGCCCCGGCGGTACTCGCACCCGTTCCTATTCCTACGGTACTCCGGGGGGAGGATTTGGCGATTTTAGCAATTTTAACGACTTTGCCGGCGCTCGTACTCCACCGCAATCCGTCACTTCTGGTATCTCCACCACTAAACTGCGTCTGAGTTTTGCGGAAGCTTTACGAGGAGTACAAAAACGGGTTAATTTAGCCGGAGAAATGATCGATATCAAAATCCCCCCAGGAACCAAAACCGGTAATCGTCTCCGGGTACGGGGTAAAGGACTAATCGATCCCTTGAGTAAACAACGGGGAGATCTATTTCTCGATGTGGAATTAGAACCCCATCCTTTCTTTGCTTTTGAAGGCGATAATTTAACCTGTGAAGTGCCGATTACTCCCGATGAGGCGGTTTTAGGCACAGCGATCGAAGTTCCTACCCCCGATGGCCTGGTGACGGTAAAAGTTCCTGCCGGTATTCGTTCCGGTCAATCCCTGCGCTTACGGGGCAAAGGTTGGATCGACAATAAAGGACAACGCGGCGATCAATTAGTCAAAATTGTCATCGATACTCCCAAAGAATTAACGGCGATCGAACGGGAATTATACGAGAAAATTAAATCTCAGCGTAGCACCGATCCCCGTCGTCATCTCAGACAGGTGCAAATTTAG
- a CDS encoding LptF/LptG family permease, translated as MIKKKISYWVNGGIALIDRYLISQLLPPFLFSVGLFASLGVAIGNLSDLANQVVDANLPLASALEILLLKVPEFVTYSLPVSLLLATLITYGRLSSDSETVALQSCGVTLYRLFIPTFCLSLIVTVVTFLLNEYVVPNANYRATEILVQKINKEASFWKNKDFYYPDYEIKNLENGTINRNLISLFYAEQFDGEKMKAVTVIRWLKQELNQIIIADSARWNAVDNVWDFFNGIIYELTPPNASYSQVIPFKAEKIALSRSAFDFARQSRDPYEMNIPQAIEYVQLLKLSGDDKRVRFFQVRIQQKIAFPFVCMVFATIGCALGSLPQRISRGTSFGLSVAIVFLYYLLNFLVGSLGLTATLSPFLAAWLPNFFGFGLGLWLLWRLNG; from the coding sequence ATGATTAAGAAAAAGATTTCTTACTGGGTAAATGGAGGTATTGCCCTCATTGATCGCTATCTGATCAGCCAACTACTACCCCCATTTTTATTTAGTGTTGGTTTATTTGCCTCTTTGGGAGTAGCGATCGGCAATCTTTCCGATTTAGCTAATCAGGTAGTTGATGCCAATCTACCCCTTGCCTCGGCCCTAGAAATTCTCCTGTTAAAAGTGCCAGAATTTGTCACCTATTCCCTGCCAGTTTCCCTTTTACTGGCCACTTTAATCACCTACGGACGTTTAAGTAGTGATAGCGAAACCGTTGCCCTGCAAAGCTGTGGAGTCACTCTTTACCGTCTTTTTATACCCACTTTTTGCCTGAGTTTAATAGTTACAGTGGTGACATTTTTATTAAACGAATATGTGGTTCCCAATGCTAATTATCGAGCCACAGAAATTTTAGTGCAGAAAATTAATAAAGAAGCAAGTTTTTGGAAAAATAAAGATTTTTATTATCCCGATTATGAAATAAAAAACTTAGAAAATGGTACGATTAATCGCAATTTAATAAGTTTATTTTATGCGGAACAATTTGACGGGGAAAAGATGAAAGCCGTCACCGTTATCCGTTGGCTAAAACAAGAATTAAATCAAATTATTATCGCCGATTCGGCCCGTTGGAATGCCGTCGATAACGTCTGGGACTTTTTTAACGGCATTATCTATGAATTAACCCCCCCTAACGCCTCCTATAGCCAAGTTATCCCCTTTAAAGCCGAAAAAATCGCTTTATCTCGCTCCGCTTTCGATTTTGCTCGTCAAAGCCGCGATCCCTACGAGATGAACATACCACAGGCGATCGAATATGTGCAACTGCTCAAACTCAGTGGCGATGATAAGAGAGTCAGGTTTTTTCAAGTGCGAATCCAGCAAAAAATCGCCTTTCCCTTTGTCTGTATGGTCTTTGCTACCATAGGTTGTGCCTTGGGTTCTCTACCGCAAAGAATCAGTCGGGGAACCAGTTTCGGTCTCAGTGTCGCCATTGTTTTCCTCTACTATCTTTTAAACTTCTTAGTGGGCAGCTTGGGACTAACCGCCACCCTTTCCCCCTTCCTAGCTGCCTGGCTGCCTAACTTTTTCGGTTTTGGGTTAGGTCTGTGGTTATTATGGCGACTTAACGGTTAG
- a CDS encoding PD-(D/E)XK nuclease family protein, which translates to MSYSLWRSLKPAIGYENWHCQTKRGFEKARNKEPEVQRLISQDNQSQKIGKLAQRGVFEFHQEPARLSGSDGVEQVAEILQLNQESPEIQARVLVILNNYYQQPILLNKEIINLSRGDEGYPEPIVIEQGNYRFNLSAAFDCIFREADDTIHILDLKTGQSNFDRRQAHVYLLAASYRYPQEKIVASFYNLETQTSSENISLSSEAIEAVKIELAFLSKKHQQQLQKYKDHPEDFYHIFPPQSGYACRYCPFTSICDYANKEV; encoded by the coding sequence ATGAGCTATAGTCTTTGGCGATCGCTTAAACCGGCGATTGGCTATGAGAATTGGCATTGTCAGACAAAACGGGGGTTTGAAAAAGCGCGAAACAAAGAACCAGAAGTCCAAAGATTAATATCGCAAGATAATCAGTCGCAAAAAATTGGTAAGTTGGCACAACGAGGAGTTTTTGAGTTTCATCAAGAGCCGGCGAGATTATCCGGTTCTGATGGGGTGGAACAAGTGGCAGAAATCCTGCAATTAAATCAAGAATCTCCAGAAATTCAAGCCAGGGTTTTAGTAATTTTAAACAATTACTATCAACAACCAATTTTATTGAATAAAGAGATTATTAATTTATCTAGAGGCGATGAAGGTTATCCAGAACCTATTGTTATCGAGCAAGGTAACTATCGGTTTAATTTGTCCGCTGCCTTTGATTGTATTTTTAGAGAAGCTGATGACACTATACATATTTTAGATTTGAAAACTGGTCAATCTAATTTTGATCGTCGTCAGGCTCATGTTTATTTACTGGCGGCTAGTTACCGTTATCCTCAGGAAAAAATTGTCGCTTCTTTTTACAATTTAGAAACCCAAACAAGCTCAGAAAATATCTCCCTGTCTTCCGAGGCAATAGAAGCAGTTAAAATCGAACTAGCTTTCCTGTCCAAAAAACATCAGCAACAACTACAAAAATATAAAGATCACCCCGAAGATTTTTATCATATTTTCCCGCCCCAAAGTGGCTATGCCTGTCGTTATTGTCCTTTTACATCGATTTGTGATTATGCAAATAAGGAGGTTTAG
- a CDS encoding glycogen debranching protein encodes MLPAIGQNHPQSGNYAPLDSHLWADATYPLGAHYRGDSVTFAVYSKNASQILLEIYDRPTGENAKYDYWLTKNRNDDIWRAKIAGIAQGSYYAFRCWGSNWQFDQKWQRGHSNAGFRADVDNFGHRFNPNKVLFDPYARELSHDLETPAMIAAGENAGMYATGEGDYKGVIQRQYDTGKWSPKGIVIAPDGTSTGIRPRLGSEKAIIYEAHVRGLSNHPSASRLEDILKGIRGFEEVANVPDQYRGTYAGAGYMAKYLKALGFTTIELLPVQETANDNNPDDRPSGNYWGYMTFGYFAPDRRYAYDRSPGGPTREFKAMVKAFHDQGMEVYLDVVYNHTGEGGNWGSNDVTGFVSFGGFDVVEYYQLTDEHYLVDGATGCGNQLNFSHIVTCNLVLDSLTYWLETMGVDGFRFDLAPVLGRTPSSHQREDRGKQKQFFPKHTLLEKIEKLGKKYDAEMIAEAWDSWGYEVGNFPTGWGEWNGRYRDAIRRFLKGDGNTFKFIEQVNGDYCNFNDQGGPQKSIDFIVAHDGFTLMDLVSYNHKNNLTPWPFGPSDGGNNNNDSWDSGGDQALRRQRLRNFWTIQFLSRGVPMTVWGDEFGRSQNGNNNPYNIDSVATWNNYDMIATRSPHLLPTGYREAYHNNFGTGTNQEERNPLFIFAAYIAHLRNNHIALKQRRYGDMVLDAGNNVTYLFKKPNGISDLTADDRCIWFLIDGSAVGDHDFLVLINMYHLPVDFRLPSSSNNYRWLRIIDTAAWAETNYNCWSVDQGTVIADNYKVNGFSIVVCEEIN; translated from the coding sequence ATGTTACCAGCGATCGGTCAAAATCATCCCCAATCTGGTAATTATGCGCCCTTAGATAGCCATCTCTGGGCCGATGCCACCTATCCCCTCGGGGCGCATTATCGGGGCGATAGTGTCACCTTTGCCGTCTATTCTAAAAATGCCAGTCAGATTCTTCTGGAAATCTACGATCGCCCGACGGGAGAAAACGCTAAGTATGATTACTGGTTGACAAAAAACCGAAATGATGATATATGGCGGGCAAAAATCGCCGGTATTGCCCAGGGCAGTTACTACGCTTTTCGCTGTTGGGGTTCCAATTGGCAATTTGATCAAAAATGGCAAAGAGGCCACAGTAACGCTGGTTTTCGGGCAGATGTGGACAATTTCGGCCATCGTTTTAACCCCAATAAAGTCCTCTTCGATCCCTACGCGCGAGAACTTTCCCACGACCTTGAAACCCCGGCCATGATCGCGGCCGGAGAAAATGCGGGAATGTATGCCACGGGAGAAGGGGACTACAAAGGAGTGATCCAGCGGCAATACGATACGGGTAAATGGTCGCCCAAAGGCATTGTGATCGCGCCGGATGGGACTTCTACCGGGATTCGTCCCCGTCTGGGGTCCGAAAAAGCGATCATTTATGAGGCCCATGTGCGCGGTTTAAGCAATCACCCCTCTGCTAGTCGTTTAGAAGATATTCTCAAGGGAATTAGGGGTTTTGAGGAAGTGGCCAACGTTCCCGACCAGTACAGAGGAACTTATGCAGGGGCCGGCTATATGGCCAAATACCTGAAAGCGCTAGGATTTACCACGATCGAACTCTTACCGGTCCAAGAAACCGCTAACGATAATAACCCCGACGATCGCCCCAGCGGTAACTATTGGGGTTACATGACCTTTGGTTATTTCGCCCCCGATCGCCGTTATGCTTATGATCGCTCCCCCGGGGGACCGACCAGAGAATTTAAGGCCATGGTCAAAGCTTTCCACGACCAAGGTATGGAAGTTTATCTCGATGTGGTCTATAATCACACCGGAGAAGGGGGCAATTGGGGCAGCAACGATGTCACCGGATTTGTTAGTTTTGGTGGTTTTGATGTGGTGGAATACTATCAACTCACCGATGAACATTATCTAGTCGATGGGGCGACAGGCTGCGGAAATCAATTAAACTTTTCCCATATTGTCACCTGTAATCTGGTTCTTGATTCCCTCACCTATTGGTTAGAAACCATGGGAGTTGATGGTTTTCGTTTTGATCTGGCCCCCGTCCTCGGCCGAACTCCTTCTAGTCATCAACGAGAAGATCGGGGCAAACAAAAACAATTCTTCCCTAAACATACTTTGTTAGAAAAGATCGAGAAATTAGGCAAGAAATACGATGCGGAAATGATCGCCGAAGCTTGGGATAGCTGGGGTTACGAAGTGGGGAATTTCCCGACGGGTTGGGGCGAGTGGAATGGCCGTTATCGCGATGCAATTCGGCGTTTTTTAAAGGGAGATGGTAATACTTTTAAATTCATCGAACAGGTGAACGGAGATTATTGCAATTTTAACGACCAAGGCGGACCACAAAAATCGATCGATTTTATTGTTGCCCACGATGGTTTTACCCTGATGGATTTGGTCAGTTATAACCACAAAAATAACCTCACTCCCTGGCCCTTTGGTCCTTCCGATGGCGGCAATAATAATAACGATTCTTGGGATTCTGGGGGCGATCAGGCCTTACGTCGCCAAAGATTACGCAACTTTTGGACGATTCAATTTTTGTCTCGCGGTGTGCCGATGACTGTCTGGGGCGATGAATTTGGCCGCAGCCAAAATGGTAATAATAATCCCTACAATATTGATAGTGTGGCCACTTGGAATAATTATGATATGATTGCCACCCGTTCACCCCATCTACTGCCCACGGGTTATCGGGAAGCTTATCACAATAATTTTGGCACGGGAACTAATCAAGAAGAACGCAATCCTTTATTTATTTTTGCCGCTTATATTGCTCACTTAAGAAACAATCATATAGCACTAAAACAGCGCCGCTACGGTGATATGGTTCTCGATGCGGGCAATAATGTCACCTATTTATTTAAGAAACCCAATGGTATTAGCGATTTAACTGCCGATGATCGCTGTATTTGGTTTTTAATTGATGGTAGTGCCGTCGGCGATCACGATTTTTTGGTGTTAATTAATATGTATCATCTGCCGGTCGATTTTCGTCTTCCCTCATCATCCAATAATTATCGTTGGCTAAGAATTATTGACACGGCCGCTTGGGCAGAAACCAATTATAATTGTTGGTCTGTGGATCAAGGGACAGTAATTGCCGATAACTATAAAGTCAATGGTTTTTCGATCGTGGTTTGCGAGGAGATTAACTGA